The DNA segment GCCTGCGAGATCACCGGTGCCGACGCCGTGCATCCGGGCTACGGCTTCCTGTCGGAAAACGCCAAATTCGCCGATATTCTCGACGCTCACGGCATTACCTTCATTGGCCCGACCGCCGATCACATCCGCATCATGGGTGACAAGATCACCGCGAAGGAAACGGCAAAGTCGCTCGGCATTCCCGTCGTTCCCGGTTCTGCCGGCGAAGTGAAGCCTGAGAATGCATTGGAGATCGCCCGCGAAATCGGCTTCCCCGTGCTGATCAAGGCCACTGCCGGCGGCGGTGGACGCGGCATGAAAGTGGCCAAGAACGAGGAGGAACTCTCCGAGGCGGTGTCCACGGCCCGTTCCGAGGCGCTCGCCGCCTTCGGCAATGATGCCGTCTATATGGAAAAATACCTCGGAAAGCCGCGCCATATCGAAGTCCAGGTCGTCGGTGACGGTGAAGGCAATGCCATTCATCTGGGCGAACGCGACTGCTCGCTGCAGCGCCGCCACCAGAAGGTCTGGGAAGAAGCCAATTCGCCGGCGCTCAATGTCGAGCAGCGGATGGAGATCGGCGAAATCTGCGCCGATGCCATGCGCAAGCTGAAATATCGCGGCGCCGGCACGATCGAATTTCTCTACGAAAACGGCGAGTTCTTCTTCATCGAGATGAACACCCGCCTGCAGGTGGAGCATCCGATCACGGAAGCCATTACCGGCATCGACCTGGTGCACGAGCAGATCCGCGTCGCGTCCGGCGGTGGTCTGTCGGTGACGCAGGACGAGATCGTCTTTTCCGGCCATGCCATCGAGTGCCGCATCAATGCCGAGGATCCGCGCACCTTCGTGCCGTCTCCCGGCACGATCACGCATTTCCACGCGCCTGGCGGTCTTGGCGTTCGCGTCGATTCGGGCGTCTATCAGGGCTACAAGATCCCGCCCTATTACGACAGCCTGATCGGCAAGCTGATCGTGCACGGACGCACCCGCGTCGAATGCATGATGCGCCTGCGCCGCGTGCTCGACGAATTCGTCATCGACGGCATCAAGACGACCTTGCCTCTATTCCAGGACCTGATCAACAATCAGGACATTGCCAACGGCGACTACGACATCCATTGGCTGGAAAACTATCTGGCCCAGACGGCCGAATGAGGTTTTAAATGAAAGGGACCCGTAGCAGGCAACCGGACATTACCCCGGATTTGCTGTTGCGGGCCTATTCCATCGGCCTGTTTCCGATGGCAGACAGCGCTGACGATCCCGAACTGTTCTGGGTCGAGCCCGAACTGCGCGGCATCATCCCGCTCGACGATTTCCACATTTCCAAAAGCCTTGCCAAGACGATCCGGCGTGCGCCCTTCGAGATCCGCTACGACACGGCTTTCGAACAGGTGATGGACGGATGCGCCGCCCCTGCCCCCGACCGCCCGACCACCTGGATCAACGCCAAGATCCGCTCGCTCTATGCGACGCTGCACAGTATGGGGCACGCACATTGCGTCGAGGCCTGGGAGGATGGCGAACTGGTCGGCGGCCTCTACGGCGTCTCGCTCGGCTCGGCCTTCTTCGGCGAAAGCATGTTTTCGCGGCGCACAGATGCCTCGAAGATCTGCCTCGTGCATCTGGTCCAGAGGCTACGCAAACAGGGTTTTGTCCTGCTCGATACCCAGTTTACGACCGAACACCTGAAGAACTTTGGCGCCATCGACGTGCCGAAAGCGCGCTATGAAAAGATGCTGGCGCGGGCGATTGCAACGCCGCATCTGAAGTTTTGAATGCCATTCGGCCGGCGTCGATTATTACCCCCGCAATAGCCCCTCATCCGGCCTGTCGGCCACCTTCTCCCCGTTAAAACGGGGAGAAGGAACCAGCGGCAAACTCTGTCATCCCCTCTCCCCGCAGGCGGGGAGAGGGTTAGGGTGAGGGGCAAATCGGAGTAGCACGCTGAGATCTTACCGCAGCTTGATCAAACCCGCCTGGGTCTCGCTAAAATCGCCGATGCGATATCATCTGGTCGATGTTGGGAAACGGATCAGTGCGGATTTCGATGATCAACGCGATCCTCGAAACATTACTGCTTGGCAGCGGAATCGGGCGGTGGCAGGTCGGATTTTGCCTTGCAGCTGTTCAGCCAGACGTCATAGACCGGATGTTCTACGGCATTGAGGCCGGGGCTGTCGGCAAACATCCAGCCGGTGAAGATGCGGCGGATCTTGCGGTCGAGCGTGATCTCGTCGACCTCGACGAAGGTGTCGGTCTTGGGCGCTTCGGTATCGTCGCGGCTGTAACAGACGCGCGGCGTCACCTGAAGAGCGCCGAACTGCACGGTTTCGCCGATATAGACATCGAAGGTGGTGATGCGGCCGGTGATCTTGTCGATCCCGGAAAAGACGGCAACGGGATTGATGATCCGCGCGGCGTCAGCGGCCGTCGTCATCGACAGGAGAGCCGTGCCGGCAATCGCGAACAGCGAGGCTGCCGCAGACATCCGGCGCTTGAGAAGTCGCTGACTTGAAATGACCATTCTAACGCCCGTCTCCCGCGCAATCCCCGGCCAGAGTGCCGGGTCTCAGGCGCTAAACATCAAATGTGGCCGAGGCATGATGCCTGCGGTGCAATCAACAATCACAAAGACCTGTTTGCAAATCCGGTTCAGGAGCGTGGCGTCCAGGCATCATAGTCGCCGGTGACGCGCGGACGTTCGCCGGTGGCGTTGATCGAGCCCGGCGGCCGGTAGGCCTGGGCGGAGCCGGTGCCGTTCGGCTGGTGCGGCTTTTGCCATTCGCGTGCCGTGTAGCTTTCATCGGCCGGCGAAACGTCGGTGCGGTGGTGCATCCAGCCATGCCAGCCGGGTGGAATGGCAGAGGCGTCGGCATAGCCGTTATAGATCACCCAGCGGCGCGTGCGTCCTTCGGAATCCGTGCCGCCCTGATAGTAGACATTGCCGGCGGCATCCTCGCCAACCCTTTTGCCGAAGCGCCAGGTATGAAAGCGGGTGCCGAGCGTCTGTCCATTCCACCAGGTAAAAATCTGCAGCAGAGACTTCATGATGTCCGTCCTTGACCGCGCCAAACAAACGCGCGGGATATCCGAGAGTACTGCCCCGCTTATGCCGCGCAGCCTGCCGCTTGTCCAGTGATTCCGTTGCAGCGCCGTAATTTCAACCGCATCCTGAAGCCAAAATGAGAGGGCCCGAACCCACCCGCTCATAGGACCATTGGGCGTCAGTCCAGCGGTTTTTCCATGGCGATTGTGGGAATACCCCATGTGCCGGCGCCCGCCCCTGCCCTGACAAAGCCATGCGCCTCGTAAAAGCCGATGGCTTTCGCGTTGTTTTCCTCGACCTCGACCCGCATCGTTCCCGCATAAGGAAAACAGGTTTCGAGTTCGGCGAAAATATCGCGGGCAATGCCCTGCCGTTGAAATTGCGGCAGGACGTAGAGCTGATGCAGGACGGCCGTTTCATGCAATCTTTCCGACATCGAGGCAAAGCCCATGCCGCCGATCACCTTGCCATCGTCGGCCACGAGGAATTCGCCGTTCTTGCGCTGCAGATTGGCCTTCAGCGCCGCTACCGAATGCCACTTGGCCGTCATCTCGTCGATCTTTGCGGCACCGTACTCAGCATCATAGGCCGCATGCGCGGTCTCACCCAGAAGAGCCGAGACTTTCGCCAGATCGCGCTCGGTGGCTGTGCGCACGAAAAACATATTTTGGGCCTTTCAATCGCAAATCCGGAGAAATCGTTTCACACTTTTCCCGGAATTGCTCGGTGGTCTCATCGCAATTCCGGACGGAAAACCGTTTCACACTTTTCCTGGAATTGCTTACTCCTCGATGCCGAGCTTGGCCTTGACCAGCGCCTGCACGGCCTGCGGATTAGCCTTGCCGCCGGTCGATTTCATCACCTGGCCGACGAACCAGCCGGCGAGCGAGGGCTTGGCCTGAACCTTGGCAACCTGGTCCGGATTGGCGGCGATGATCTCATCGACGGCCTTTTCGATGGCGCCGGTATCCGTCACCTGCTTCATGCCGCGGCTCTCGACCAGTTCGGCCGGGTCGCCGCCTTCGGTCCAGACGATTTCAAACAGGTCCTTGGCGATCTTGCCGGAGATCACTTCCGATTTGATCAGGTCGAGAATGGCGCCGAGCTGGGCTGGGGAAACCGGAGTCTCTTCAATGGCTTTGCTGGCTTTGTTCAAGGCACCCAGCAGGTCGTTGATCACCCAGTTGGCGGCAATCTTGCCGTCGCGGCCAGCGGCCACGGCCTCGAAATAATCGGCGATCGCCTTTTCCGACACGAGCACGGAGGCGTCATAGACCGACAGGCCGAGATCGCGCACGAAGCGCTCCTTCTTGTCATCGGGCAGTTCCGGCAGATGCGCCTTCAGTTCCGCGACGAAGGCATCGTCGAACTCGAGCGGCAAGAGGTCCGGATCAGGGAAATAGCGATAGTCATGCGCATCTTCCTTGGAGCGCATCGAGCGGGTCTCGCCCTTGTTCGGGTCAAACAGCCGGGTTTCTTGGTCGATCGAGCCGCCATCCTCCAGAATGCCGATCTGGCGGCGGGCCTCATATTCGATCGCCTGGCCGATGAAGCGGATGGAGTTGACGTTCTTGATTTCGCAGCGCGTGCCGAAATCCTCGCCCGGACGGCGCACCGAGACGTTGACGTCGGCGCGCAGCGAACCTTCGTCCATGTTGCCGTCGCAAGTGCCGAGATAGCGCACAATCGAGCGCAGCTTGGTCACATAGGCCTTGGCTTCATCGGAGGAGCGCATGTCGGGCTTGGAGACGATTTCCATCAGCGCCACGCCGGACCGGTTCAGATCGACATAGGACATGGTCGGGCTCTGGTCGTGCATCGACTTGCCCGCATCCTGTTCCAGATGCAGCCGTTCGATGCCGATTTCGATATCCTCGAACTGGCCCTGGCGGTCCGGGCCGACGGAGATGACGATCTTGCCTTCGCCGACGATCGGATCCTTGAATTGGGAAATCTGGTAGCCCTGCGGCAAATCCGGATAGAAATAGTTCTTGCGGTCGAAGATCGAGCGGTTGTTGATCTGCGCCTTGAGGCCCAGACCGGTGCGCACCGCCTGCTTGACGCACTCCTCGTTGATAACGGGAAGCATGCCGGGCATGGCCGCGTCCACAAGCGAAACATTGGAGTTCGGCGCATTGCCGAATGTCGTGGACGCACCCGAAAACAGCTTCGAATTGCTGGTCACCTGGGCATGGACTTCCAGGCCAATAATGACTTCCCAGTCGCCAGTGGCGCCGGGAATATAGCGTTTCGGTTCTGAGATGCGGACGTCGACCAGGGTCATGGAATGCTCTTCTGTAAGCTTCAATTCGTGTGTCTCTGGGTAGAACAATTGGCTATGGCGTGCAAGGCTTGTCGCGCCCGGCACGGCGGTTTGGTGCGCAAGAACCGGGCGTTTGCGATCTGTTCAATTTTTTGCTGCACTCTGTCTGCCATGACCATCTGCCTTGCGTTCATCTGCCTGCTCCTTGCCGTCAACATCGTGACGTTCTGCGTCTTCTGGTGGGACAAGGCGGCGGCGCGCCGTGGCACATGGCGTGTTCCCGAACACAAGCTTTTGAGCCTTGCCTTCTTCGGCGGCAGTCTCGGCGCGTTCGCCGCCCAGCGGCTGTTGCGCCACAAAACCCGCAAGGAACCCTTCCGCTCCCGGCTGACGGCAATCCTCATCCTGCATGCGGCCGTTGCCTCCGTCGGGCTCCTGGCCCTGCCATGGGTGCTTGCCGGGCACGTTTTCCAATCCTGAGATACGACTGACCTTCACAGACGCCTCGACCCACGATCGCCGCCGCTTGACTTTCGCGACGATTCGTAACTATTATTATTACATGAAAAGAAACAGCCGTCTTTCCGCAGTGCTGCACGCGCTGATTCATATGGCAGAACGCGGCCGTCCGATGACCTCGGACGAGCTTGCGCTTTGCCTCCATACAAATCCCGTCGTGGTCAGGCGCACCATGGCCGGGCTGCGCGAGGCAGGCCTCGTCACCTCTGGCCGTGGCCATGGCGGCGGATGGACGCTTGGCCGTCCGCTCGAGGACGTCACCATGCGCGACATCTACACGGCGCTCGGCGAACCCATGCTGTTCCAGATGGGCAATGTCAGCGAAAGCCCCGGCTGCCTGGTCGAGCAGGCGGTCAACCATGCGCTCGACGATGCCTTTCGCGATGCCGAAGCCATGCTGATCGCCCGTCTTGGCGAGGTGACGCTCGCAACGCTTGCCGATGATTTCAAACGGCGCTTTGCCGAACACAGGGCCGCGCTGAAACAGCACGGCTGAAACACAGCCCGGCTGATCGTCATATCAACACAGATGTCCACCGAACCGGAATCCCACGATGTTTCCGGCGGGCGGAGCTATGAAAGGAAAGACCATGCAACAGGATGCAGTCATCATCGGCGGCGGCTTTGCCGGATTGTCGGCCGCCTATATTCTCGCCCGGGCCCGCCGGCATGTGACGATCATCGACAGCGGCACGCCGCGCAACCGGTTTGCCGCCCATTCCCACGGCGTGCTGGCGCTCGACGGCAAATCCGGGCTGGAAATCCTCGCCGATGCGCGTGCTCAGCTTACCGCCTATCCGACGGTGACCTTCCTCAACGGAGAAGCTTACGCTGCGCAAGGCTCGATCGACGATTTCCATGTCGATGTTGCCGGACATGAGCCGATCGCCACGCGGCGCCTGCTTCTGTCCGGTGGTATCGAAGACCGCCTGCCCGATATTCCCGGCCTCAATGAGCGCTGGGGAAAGACGGTTCTGCATTGCCCCTATTGCCACGGCTATGAAATTGGCGGCGGTCCGATCGGCGTTCTTTCGACACAACCGATGTCGGCGCATCAGGCGGCCGTCGTTGCCGACTGGGGCGATGTAACCCTCTTTACCAACGGCATGCCGGAGCCGGACGAAGAAACACTTGCGCTGCTTGAACGGCGCAAGGTCAGCCTCCAGCCCGGCGCGGTCGATGTTATCGAGGCCGGCACCTGCGACAGGCTGCGGGTGCGGCTAAAAAGCGGCCGGACCTTCGACGTCAAGGCGCTGTTCGTTGCTGCCGATCTGCACCGGCGCGGCACGATCGCCGAAAGCCTCGGCTGCACCCTCACCGAAACGCCCGCCGGCATGATTATAGCGACCGACACCGTCAAGGCGACCAGCGTCGCCGGGGTCTATGCGGCCGGCGACAATGCCCGCGCCTTCGGCAATATCACCCTGGTTTCGGCCGATGGGGTCATGGCCGGCCTCGGCATGCACCAGTCGCTGATGTTTTCAGGCCATTCTTGACGGGGCCGATATCCTTGGCTTAAAAAACGCCGTCCTATGGAGTTTTGATGTTCCCGATATCCGAGATTGCCTGAAGGCCCTGCCTGCGAAGTTCCTTTGCGGGCATGGGCCGGAAAACGAAGCCCTGGCGTTCGACAGAACGGCAGACCCGTTTTCATGCGTTCACACGAACGCTTTTCGGATCTCAACATCAATGGACATTTCACGCGAAGTACAGCGTATTCTACATCTCATGGCCCAGGGCGGCCGTATCGAAATCCTGCGCACCGACGGCAAGACCATCGACAGCGTCCGTTGCTTTACCCGCGACGGCTGGGTCTATCCCGGCTTTGGTCTTGATATGTTTCGCAAGCTGAAGCGGAAGAAGGCGATTTCGTCGTCGGGCGGCAAGCCATACCGGATCACCCAACGCGGCCTCGTTCTCGTGCGCGCGCAGCTGAACAACCGCTGAAACAAGACCGGCGCGACGCTTAACGGGCCGCGCCGGTTTTCACTTTCAAAACCACTGCTGGCTATCGTGGACGGCAGGCTCTGCCAGCATTTTCGTCATGCCGACCGATTCCACATCGCGGTCGAGCTTGGGTGCATAGGCCGTCGACAGCGAACTGATCGCATAGCCGTGCTTGCGGAAAAACCCGATCGCCTTGTCGTTTTGCGCATGCGTGCGGATGATTGCTGCCTCGAAACCGCCGGCCACAATCCTCTCTTCCAGATCGGCAAGCAGCGCGGAGCCCAGGCCCTGCCGCTGCATCGAAGGCTCGATCCAAAGGTCTGAGATCGTGCCGTCATCGTCCTCGCGCGCGCCCCAGCCGGCAATCGCGCCGCCATGCTCGATGACACCAACCGAAAACCACTTCGATCTGAGAAAGGAGAGGAAGGACAATTCGGCCACCTGGCGCATGGCCTGCGCATCGGCAACGCCGGAAACGGCTTTTTCCCAGGCATCGAGCCCGATCGCCGCAAGGGCTGGAACTTCATTTTCGCGCGCAAGGCGGACGATGATCATGCAGCGGTTCCCTTCCGCAGCCAGTAGAGCATCACGGCAGCGATTTTTCCAGACGCAGCTTGGCCTGATCCAACCCCAGCGAGGGCGAAAATTCGCTGCCCTGCCAGACCTCGGTAAAGCCCAGCTTCCGGTAGAGCGACAAAGCCGGGCGATTGGAAATATCGGTTTCGATGCTGGCAACGCCCAGGTTCTCAAAGCGCATGCGGGCCAGAAGCTCGCCGATCAGCGCGGAGCCTACGCCCCTGCCCTGCCACGGCGGCGCAATCCAGATGTCGGAAATATAATCCCAGCCGCGCGACCGGTCGCCGGGATGCTCGCGGCTGTCGCGGGCGCCCCAGCCGATCAGCGCGTCAGCCACAACCGCCACAACGACTTCCGCGTCCGGACGGCTGGCAAATGTCAAAAAGCCATTTTCGACACGGGTTTCAACAGCGGGCTCGAACCAGTTCCTGTGGACACGGTTCGACTTCCAGGCCTCAAAGCCGATCAGCGCGACCGCCCCGGCATCCGAGGCAGTCATGTTGCGAAGACGGAAGCCCGTTTCTACCACCACTTCGCCGGCTGGAATTTTCCGGCGGCCTGTTCGATCACATGCGCGGTCTTGAACAGCGTTTCCTCTTCGAACGGCTTGCCGATCAGTTGCAGGCCGAGCGGCAGGCCCTTGTGATCGAGACCGGCGGGAACGGCGATGCCCGGAAGACCGGCCATGTTGACGGTCACGGTGAAGATGTCGTTGAGGTACATCTTCACCGGATCGGATGCCAGATCCTCATCGGCGATGCCGAAGGCCGACGATGGTGTGGCGGGCGTCAGGATCGCATCGACACCGGCGTGGAAGGCTAGTTCGAAGTCGCGCTTGATCAAGGTGCGGACCTTCTGCGCCTGCAGGT comes from the Pararhizobium qamdonense genome and includes:
- a CDS encoding YjhX family toxin → MDISREVQRILHLMAQGGRIEILRTDGKTIDSVRCFTRDGWVYPGFGLDMFRKLKRKKAISSSGGKPYRITQRGLVLVRAQLNNR
- a CDS encoding DUF2155 domain-containing protein; translated protein: MSAAASLFAIAGTALLSMTTAADAARIINPVAVFSGIDKITGRITTFDVYIGETVQFGALQVTPRVCYSRDDTEAPKTDTFVEVDEITLDRKIRRIFTGWMFADSPGLNAVEHPVYDVWLNSCKAKSDLPPPDSAAKQ
- the aat gene encoding leucyl/phenylalanyl-tRNA--protein transferase, encoding MKGTRSRQPDITPDLLLRAYSIGLFPMADSADDPELFWVEPELRGIIPLDDFHISKSLAKTIRRAPFEIRYDTAFEQVMDGCAAPAPDRPTTWINAKIRSLYATLHSMGHAHCVEAWEDGELVGGLYGVSLGSAFFGESMFSRRTDASKICLVHLVQRLRKQGFVLLDTQFTTEHLKNFGAIDVPKARYEKMLARAIATPHLKF
- a CDS encoding GNAT family N-acetyltransferase, producing the protein MIIVRLARENEVPALAAIGLDAWEKAVSGVADAQAMRQVAELSFLSFLRSKWFSVGVIEHGGAIAGWGAREDDDGTISDLWIEPSMQRQGLGSALLADLEERIVAGGFEAAIIRTHAQNDKAIGFFRKHGYAISSLSTAYAPKLDRDVESVGMTKMLAEPAVHDSQQWF
- a CDS encoding DUF1294 domain-containing protein, producing MTICLAFICLLLAVNIVTFCVFWWDKAAARRGTWRVPEHKLLSLAFFGGSLGAFAAQRLLRHKTRKEPFRSRLTAILILHAAVASVGLLALPWVLAGHVFQS
- the accC gene encoding acetyl-CoA carboxylase biotin carboxylase subunit, with amino-acid sequence MISKILIANRGEIALRVLRACKELGIATVAVHSTADANAMHVRLADESVCIGPPPSRDSYLNIHQIVAACEITGADAVHPGYGFLSENAKFADILDAHGITFIGPTADHIRIMGDKITAKETAKSLGIPVVPGSAGEVKPENALEIAREIGFPVLIKATAGGGGRGMKVAKNEEELSEAVSTARSEALAAFGNDAVYMEKYLGKPRHIEVQVVGDGEGNAIHLGERDCSLQRRHQKVWEEANSPALNVEQRMEIGEICADAMRKLKYRGAGTIEFLYENGEFFFIEMNTRLQVEHPITEAITGIDLVHEQIRVASGGGLSVTQDEIVFSGHAIECRINAEDPRTFVPSPGTITHFHAPGGLGVRVDSGVYQGYKIPPYYDSLIGKLIVHGRTRVECMMRLRRVLDEFVIDGIKTTLPLFQDLINNQDIANGDYDIHWLENYLAQTAE
- a CDS encoding NAD(P)/FAD-dependent oxidoreductase yields the protein MQQDAVIIGGGFAGLSAAYILARARRHVTIIDSGTPRNRFAAHSHGVLALDGKSGLEILADARAQLTAYPTVTFLNGEAYAAQGSIDDFHVDVAGHEPIATRRLLLSGGIEDRLPDIPGLNERWGKTVLHCPYCHGYEIGGGPIGVLSTQPMSAHQAAVVADWGDVTLFTNGMPEPDEETLALLERRKVSLQPGAVDVIEAGTCDRLRVRLKSGRTFDVKALFVAADLHRRGTIAESLGCTLTETPAGMIIATDTVKATSVAGVYAAGDNARAFGNITLVSADGVMAGLGMHQSLMFSGHS
- a CDS encoding GNAT family N-acetyltransferase: MVETGFRLRNMTASDAGAVALIGFEAWKSNRVHRNWFEPAVETRVENGFLTFASRPDAEVVVAVVADALIGWGARDSREHPGDRSRGWDYISDIWIAPPWQGRGVGSALIGELLARMRFENLGVASIETDISNRPALSLYRKLGFTEVWQGSEFSPSLGLDQAKLRLEKSLP
- a CDS encoding NADH:ubiquinone oxidoreductase subunit NDUFA12 codes for the protein MKSLLQIFTWWNGQTLGTRFHTWRFGKRVGEDAAGNVYYQGGTDSEGRTRRWVIYNGYADASAIPPGWHGWMHHRTDVSPADESYTAREWQKPHQPNGTGSAQAYRPPGSINATGERPRVTGDYDAWTPRS
- the gatB gene encoding Asp-tRNA(Asn)/Glu-tRNA(Gln) amidotransferase subunit GatB; amino-acid sequence: MTLVDVRISEPKRYIPGATGDWEVIIGLEVHAQVTSNSKLFSGASTTFGNAPNSNVSLVDAAMPGMLPVINEECVKQAVRTGLGLKAQINNRSIFDRKNYFYPDLPQGYQISQFKDPIVGEGKIVISVGPDRQGQFEDIEIGIERLHLEQDAGKSMHDQSPTMSYVDLNRSGVALMEIVSKPDMRSSDEAKAYVTKLRSIVRYLGTCDGNMDEGSLRADVNVSVRRPGEDFGTRCEIKNVNSIRFIGQAIEYEARRQIGILEDGGSIDQETRLFDPNKGETRSMRSKEDAHDYRYFPDPDLLPLEFDDAFVAELKAHLPELPDDKKERFVRDLGLSVYDASVLVSEKAIADYFEAVAAGRDGKIAANWVINDLLGALNKASKAIEETPVSPAQLGAILDLIKSEVISGKIAKDLFEIVWTEGGDPAELVESRGMKQVTDTGAIEKAVDEIIAANPDQVAKVQAKPSLAGWFVGQVMKSTGGKANPQAVQALVKAKLGIEE
- a CDS encoding Rrf2 family transcriptional regulator, translated to MKRNSRLSAVLHALIHMAERGRPMTSDELALCLHTNPVVVRRTMAGLREAGLVTSGRGHGGGWTLGRPLEDVTMRDIYTALGEPMLFQMGNVSESPGCLVEQAVNHALDDAFRDAEAMLIARLGEVTLATLADDFKRRFAEHRAALKQHG
- a CDS encoding GNAT family N-acetyltransferase — protein: MFFVRTATERDLAKVSALLGETAHAAYDAEYGAAKIDEMTAKWHSVAALKANLQRKNGEFLVADDGKVIGGMGFASMSERLHETAVLHQLYVLPQFQRQGIARDIFAELETCFPYAGTMRVEVEENNAKAIGFYEAHGFVRAGAGAGTWGIPTIAMEKPLD